Proteins encoded by one window of Bradyrhizobium sp. B097:
- a CDS encoding carboxyl transferase domain-containing protein, which translates to MAIIENTIATGSAAFQGNRDGMLALIARMRGLEERTRAASAVAKDRFHKRGQLLPRERVALVLDPGSPFLELSTLAGYMFDVPDAEKSVPGGGLVAGIGFVSGIRCMVSANDAGIDAGALQPYGLDKTLRVQELALENKLPYVQLVESAGANLLRYRVEDFVRGGNIFRNLARLSAAGLPVVTVTHGSSTAGGAYQTGLSDYIVMVRGRTRAFLAGPPLLKAATGEIATEEELGGAEMHTQISGLGDYLAEDDRDALRIARDIMAKLPWDRPTPETSSFKPPRYDAEELLGIMPMDHKRPVDMRQAIARFIDDSDFTEFGANYGPATVCGHARIEGQAIGIITNNGPLDVPGANKATHFIQACCQSRTPILYMNNTTGYMVGKAYEEAGMIKHGSKMIQAVTSATVPQITLYCGASFGAGNYGMCGRGFHPRFCFSWPNAKTAVMGGEQAAETMAIVTEAAAARRGKPIEKEKLEAMKAQITGVFDGQMDVFSTSARVLDDGVIDPRDTRTVLSEVLAICREAEARSPQPMQFSVARP; encoded by the coding sequence ATGGCCATCATCGAGAACACCATCGCCACCGGCAGCGCCGCGTTCCAGGGCAATCGCGACGGCATGCTGGCGCTGATCGCCCGGATGCGGGGGCTGGAGGAGCGCACGCGCGCGGCCTCCGCCGTGGCCAAGGACCGCTTCCACAAGCGTGGCCAGCTGCTGCCGCGCGAGCGCGTCGCGCTGGTGCTCGATCCCGGCTCGCCGTTCCTCGAGCTCTCGACGCTCGCCGGCTATATGTTCGATGTGCCGGACGCGGAGAAGAGCGTACCCGGCGGCGGCCTCGTTGCCGGCATCGGCTTCGTCTCCGGCATCCGCTGCATGGTCAGCGCCAATGATGCCGGCATCGACGCCGGCGCGCTGCAACCCTACGGTCTCGACAAGACGTTGCGGGTGCAGGAGCTCGCGCTGGAGAACAAGCTGCCTTATGTGCAGCTGGTCGAGAGCGCCGGCGCCAATCTGCTGCGCTACCGGGTCGAGGATTTCGTCCGCGGCGGCAACATCTTCCGCAATTTGGCGCGGCTGTCGGCGGCGGGGCTTCCCGTCGTCACCGTCACCCACGGCTCCTCGACCGCGGGCGGCGCCTACCAGACGGGGCTCTCCGACTACATCGTGATGGTGCGCGGCCGCACCCGCGCGTTCCTCGCCGGCCCGCCTTTGCTCAAGGCCGCCACCGGCGAGATCGCGACCGAGGAGGAGCTCGGCGGCGCCGAGATGCACACCCAGATCTCCGGCCTCGGCGACTATCTCGCCGAGGACGACCGCGATGCCCTGCGCATCGCGCGTGACATCATGGCCAAGCTGCCGTGGGATCGGCCGACACCGGAGACATCCTCGTTCAAGCCGCCGCGTTATGACGCGGAGGAATTGCTCGGCATCATGCCGATGGACCACAAGCGTCCGGTCGACATGCGCCAGGCGATCGCGCGCTTTATCGACGATTCCGACTTCACCGAGTTCGGCGCCAATTACGGCCCGGCCACAGTCTGCGGTCATGCCCGCATCGAAGGGCAGGCGATCGGCATCATTACCAATAACGGGCCGCTCGATGTGCCCGGCGCCAACAAGGCGACGCACTTCATCCAGGCCTGCTGCCAGTCGCGCACGCCGATCCTCTACATGAACAACACCACCGGCTACATGGTGGGCAAGGCCTATGAAGAGGCCGGCATGATCAAGCACGGCTCGAAGATGATCCAGGCCGTGACCTCGGCGACGGTGCCGCAGATCACGCTGTATTGCGGCGCCTCGTTCGGCGCCGGCAATTACGGCATGTGCGGCCGCGGTTTCCATCCGCGCTTCTGCTTCTCCTGGCCCAACGCCAAGACCGCGGTGATGGGCGGCGAGCAGGCCGCCGAGACCATGGCGATCGTCACCGAGGCGGCGGCCGCGCGGCGCGGCAAGCCGATCGAGAAGGAGAAGCTGGAGGCGATGAAGGCGCAGATCACCGGCGTGTTCGATGGCCAGATGGACGTGTTCTCGACCAGCGCCCGCGTGCTCGACGATGGCGTGATCGATCCGCGCGATACGCGGACGGTGCTGTCAGAGGTGCTGGCGATCTGTCGCGAGGCCGAGGCACGCAGCCCGCAGCCCATGCAGTTCTCAGTGGCGCGGCCATGA
- a CDS encoding acetyl-CoA carboxylase biotin carboxylase subunit — MSGAIVKRTPFFKILIANRGEIALRVMRTARRLGYGVVAVYSDADRDALHVREADQAVRIGEALPAQSYLKIDAIIAAAKASGAGAVHPGYGFLAENEDFAQACRDAGLVFIGPSPEAILAMGNKAGAKEIMQKAGVPCVPGYQGADQSDAIMLAEAKAIGFPVMIKAVAGGGGRGMRLVADAAAFPDALRSARSEAQGAFGDPTVILERAIVDPRHIEIQVFGDRYGNAVHLGERDCSVQRRHQKLIEEAPSPAVTPELRARMGAVAVQAVKAIGYEGAGTLEFLLDRAGNFYFMEMNTRLQVEHPVTEAIIGLDLVELQLRVARGEPLGLRQEDITFSGHAIEVRLCSEDAGHDFMPQSGTMARWQMPDGIRVEHALQSGSEIPPFYDSMIAKVISHGATRDEARGRLICALEQVTAFGVTTNQGFLIDCLRHPVFAKGEANTAFIGNNRDVLLAPRPDRGSDLALAALLLYVTNPHAPPWQRGRSLSATFPLGLRIDLGHGVQEIEIVRERDGSYRSTRNGDRFGFVIDELDQDRIRFHHDGLMEQARFLRDSDRLHILHRGVTLSARDLTLAPPENATAAGGDGKVRAAMNGRVVAVLVKAGDKVAAGQPVMTLEAMKMEHVHTAGVAGTVSSIDVAEGEQVTTGKIVVEIEAAA; from the coding sequence ATGAGCGGAGCAATCGTGAAGCGGACACCGTTCTTCAAGATACTGATCGCCAATCGCGGCGAGATCGCGCTGCGCGTCATGCGTACGGCGCGGCGGCTCGGCTACGGCGTCGTTGCGGTCTACTCCGACGCCGATCGCGACGCGCTGCATGTGCGCGAAGCCGACCAGGCCGTGCGGATCGGCGAGGCGCTGCCGGCGCAATCCTATCTGAAGATCGACGCGATCATCGCCGCGGCGAAAGCGAGTGGCGCCGGGGCCGTGCATCCCGGCTACGGCTTTCTCGCCGAGAACGAGGACTTTGCACAAGCCTGCCGCGATGCCGGGCTGGTGTTCATCGGTCCGTCGCCGGAGGCGATCCTCGCGATGGGCAACAAGGCCGGTGCCAAGGAGATCATGCAGAAGGCTGGCGTGCCCTGCGTGCCCGGCTATCAAGGCGCTGACCAGAGCGACGCCATCATGCTGGCGGAAGCCAAGGCGATTGGTTTTCCGGTCATGATCAAGGCGGTCGCCGGCGGCGGCGGCCGCGGCATGCGGCTGGTCGCGGATGCCGCGGCATTTCCGGATGCGCTGCGCAGCGCGCGCTCGGAAGCGCAGGGGGCGTTCGGCGATCCCACCGTCATCCTCGAGCGCGCGATCGTCGATCCCCGCCACATCGAGATTCAGGTGTTCGGCGACCGCTACGGCAACGCCGTCCATCTCGGCGAGCGCGATTGCTCGGTGCAGCGGCGGCACCAGAAGCTGATCGAGGAGGCGCCGTCGCCGGCGGTGACGCCGGAGCTGCGCGCGCGGATGGGTGCGGTTGCCGTGCAGGCAGTCAAGGCGATCGGCTATGAGGGCGCCGGCACGCTGGAGTTCCTGCTCGATCGCGCCGGCAATTTCTACTTCATGGAGATGAACACGCGGCTGCAGGTCGAGCATCCCGTCACCGAGGCGATCATCGGGCTTGATCTGGTCGAATTGCAGCTCCGCGTCGCCCGCGGCGAGCCGCTCGGCCTGAGGCAAGAGGACATCACCTTCTCCGGTCACGCGATCGAGGTGCGGCTCTGCTCGGAGGATGCCGGGCATGACTTCATGCCGCAATCCGGCACGATGGCGCGGTGGCAGATGCCGGATGGTATCCGCGTCGAGCACGCGCTGCAGTCCGGCTCGGAGATTCCGCCGTTTTATGATTCGATGATCGCCAAGGTCATCAGCCACGGCGCAACCCGCGATGAGGCGCGGGGCAGGCTGATCTGCGCGCTGGAGCAGGTCACGGCCTTCGGCGTCACCACCAATCAGGGCTTCCTGATCGACTGCCTGCGTCATCCGGTCTTTGCCAAGGGCGAGGCGAACACGGCCTTCATCGGCAACAACCGCGATGTGCTTTTGGCGCCGCGGCCTGATCGCGGCAGCGACCTCGCGCTCGCGGCGTTGTTGCTTTACGTCACCAATCCGCACGCGCCGCCATGGCAGCGCGGACGGTCGTTGTCAGCGACATTCCCGCTCGGCTTGCGGATCGACCTCGGCCACGGCGTGCAGGAGATCGAGATTGTCCGCGAGCGCGATGGCAGCTATCGCTCGACCCGCAATGGCGATCGTTTCGGCTTTGTGATCGACGAACTCGATCAGGACCGCATTCGCTTCCACCACGATGGCTTGATGGAGCAGGCCAGGTTCCTGCGCGATAGCGACCGGCTCCACATCCTGCATCGCGGCGTCACGCTGTCGGCGCGCGATCTCACGCTGGCGCCGCCGGAGAACGCGACCGCCGCTGGCGGTGACGGTAAGGTCCGCGCGGCGATGAACGGCCGGGTCGTCGCGGTGCTGGTGAAGGCCGGCGACAAGGTCGCGGCCGGCCAGCCCGTGATGACGCTGGAGGCGATGAAGATGGAACACGTGCATACGGCGGGTGTCGCGGGCACGGTGTCGTCGATCGACGTCGCCGAGGGCGAGCAGGTGACGACGGGGAAGATCGTCGTGGAGATCGAGGCGGCGGCGTAA
- a CDS encoding dipeptide ABC transporter ATP-binding protein translates to MTEQRPLLEVTDLVKHYAVRGGVLRRQVGTVHAVDGVSFSLGAGETLGLVGESGCGKSTVARTVLRLVEPTSGAIKLDGEDIAPLSKSALRPYRRSMQIVFQDPFASLNPRMTAGDIVGEPLIVHGLATGAKKQERVAELFQQVGLRPDQMKNFPHQFSGGQRQRICIARALSLGPRLIVCDEPVSALDVSIQAQVINLLIDLQRKQNFSYLFIAHDLAVVAHISHRVAVMYLGRIVEIADKHELFANPRHPYTQALLASVPIANPKARRLAPMIDGDVPSPINPPSGCAFHTRCRYAMDRCKTERPPLLAAGTAHQVACWLNDGTGRIDQ, encoded by the coding sequence ATGACCGAGCAACGCCCGCTCCTCGAGGTGACCGATCTCGTCAAGCACTACGCCGTGCGCGGCGGCGTGCTGCGCCGGCAGGTCGGCACCGTGCATGCGGTCGACGGCGTCAGCTTTTCGCTCGGCGCCGGCGAGACGCTCGGGCTGGTCGGCGAATCCGGCTGCGGCAAGTCGACGGTGGCGCGCACCGTGCTGCGGCTGGTCGAGCCGACCAGCGGCGCCATCAAGCTGGATGGCGAGGACATCGCACCGCTCAGCAAGAGTGCACTGCGGCCGTACCGTCGCTCGATGCAGATCGTGTTCCAGGACCCGTTCGCCTCGCTCAATCCACGCATGACGGCCGGCGATATCGTCGGTGAGCCCCTGATCGTGCATGGGCTCGCGACCGGCGCGAAGAAGCAGGAGCGCGTCGCGGAACTGTTCCAGCAGGTCGGTCTCCGGCCCGACCAGATGAAGAACTTTCCGCATCAGTTCTCCGGCGGACAGCGTCAGCGCATTTGCATCGCGCGTGCGCTGTCGCTCGGCCCGCGGCTGATCGTCTGCGACGAGCCGGTTTCCGCGCTCGACGTCTCGATCCAGGCGCAGGTGATCAATCTGTTGATCGACCTGCAGCGCAAGCAGAACTTCTCCTACCTGTTCATCGCGCACGACCTCGCGGTCGTCGCCCATATCAGCCACCGCGTCGCCGTAATGTATCTCGGCCGCATTGTCGAGATCGCCGACAAGCACGAGCTGTTTGCCAATCCGCGGCATCCCTACACCCAGGCACTGCTCGCCTCGGTGCCGATCGCCAACCCCAAGGCCAGGCGGCTGGCGCCGATGATCGACGGCGACGTGCCGAGCCCGATCAACCCGCCCTCGGGCTGTGCCTTCCACACCCGCTGCCGCTACGCGATGGATCGCTGCAAGACCGAACGCCCGCCGCTGCTGGCGGCCGGCACCGCGCATCAGGTCGCCTGCTGGCTGAATGACGGGACGGGGCGGATTGATCAGTAA
- a CDS encoding ABC transporter ATP-binding protein, with protein sequence MSEAPPAETVLDVKNLETVFFTNSGLFRAVDDVSFSVRRGETLAIVGESGCGKSVSALSIMRLVPDPPGRIVGGSVTLEGTDLLKLDDAAMRAIRGNRISMIFQEPMTSLNPVMRIGDQITEAVRLHRKMSSKEAWAQAVDMLRLVRIPEPERRAQEYPHQLSGGMRQRAMIAMALACRPALLIADEPTTALDVTIQAQILALIVDLQQRLGTGLILITHDLGVVAQTAQRVIVMYAGKKVEEATVESLFETPLHPYTRGLMASMPAVIALGAKTDARLTEIPGMVPSLTNLPPGCAFAPRCKFAIDRCLKEYPPLNEVKSDHWAACWRAGEMAEAP encoded by the coding sequence ATGAGCGAGGCACCCCCGGCAGAGACGGTTCTCGACGTGAAGAACCTGGAGACGGTGTTCTTCACCAACTCCGGCCTGTTCCGCGCGGTCGACGACGTCTCGTTCTCGGTCCGCCGCGGCGAGACGCTCGCGATCGTCGGCGAATCCGGCTGCGGCAAGAGCGTCAGCGCGCTCTCGATCATGCGCCTGGTGCCCGATCCGCCCGGCCGCATCGTCGGCGGCTCGGTGACGCTCGAAGGCACCGACCTGCTAAAGCTCGACGATGCCGCGATGCGCGCCATCAGGGGCAACCGCATCTCGATGATCTTCCAGGAGCCGATGACCTCGCTCAATCCGGTGATGCGGATCGGCGACCAGATCACCGAGGCGGTGCGCCTGCATCGGAAGATGAGCAGCAAGGAAGCGTGGGCGCAGGCGGTCGACATGCTGCGGCTGGTGCGGATTCCAGAGCCGGAGCGCCGTGCGCAGGAATATCCGCATCAGCTCTCCGGCGGCATGCGCCAGCGCGCCATGATCGCGATGGCACTGGCGTGCCGGCCGGCGCTCCTGATCGCGGACGAGCCGACCACCGCGCTCGACGTCACCATCCAGGCGCAGATCCTTGCGCTGATCGTCGATTTGCAGCAGCGGCTCGGCACCGGGCTGATCCTGATCACCCACGATCTCGGCGTCGTCGCGCAGACCGCGCAGCGCGTGATCGTGATGTATGCCGGCAAGAAGGTCGAAGAGGCGACGGTCGAGTCGCTGTTCGAGACGCCGCTGCATCCCTATACGCGCGGGCTGATGGCCTCGATGCCGGCGGTGATCGCGCTCGGCGCGAAGACCGATGCGCGACTGACCGAAATTCCCGGCATGGTGCCGTCGCTGACCAATCTGCCGCCCGGCTGCGCCTTCGCGCCGCGCTGCAAGTTCGCGATCGACCGTTGCCTCAAGGAGTATCCGCCGCTCAACGAGGTCAAAAGCGATCACTGGGCGGCGTGCTGGCGCGCCGGCGAGATGGCGGAGGCGCCATGA
- a CDS encoding ABC transporter permease, producing MATINFDSELRRAGANATSGWGRFAFLAQRHVLGTIGLIIMLLFLLTAIFADLISRYDPLTVDSAHRLAAPSMLHWFGTDSFGRDVWSRIVHGARISLAVGIGSTTLGATLGVIVGLTSGYLSGWVDLVFQRVTDILQSLPLLVLALVMTAALGPSLPNVILAIAIPLIPTVARVIRANTLALREQPFVEAAKSIGMSETRIALRHVLPNTMAPLIVLATAQLGSTILTEASLSFLGLGIPEPYPSWGRMLSESAAEYVRTAPWLVIFPGIAISLAVFGTNLFGDALRDILDPRQRG from the coding sequence ATGGCGACGATCAATTTCGACAGCGAACTGCGACGCGCCGGGGCCAACGCCACCAGCGGCTGGGGGCGGTTCGCGTTCCTCGCGCAGCGCCATGTGCTCGGCACCATCGGCCTGATCATCATGCTGCTGTTCCTGCTGACCGCGATCTTTGCCGACCTGATCAGCCGCTACGATCCGCTCACCGTCGATTCCGCGCACCGGCTGGCCGCGCCCTCCATGCTGCACTGGTTCGGCACCGATTCGTTCGGCCGCGACGTCTGGAGCCGTATCGTCCATGGCGCGCGGATCTCGCTTGCGGTCGGCATCGGCTCAACGACGCTTGGCGCCACGCTCGGCGTCATTGTGGGTCTCACCTCAGGCTATCTCTCCGGCTGGGTCGACCTCGTGTTCCAGCGCGTGACCGACATCCTGCAATCGCTGCCGCTGCTGGTGCTCGCGCTTGTCATGACCGCGGCGCTCGGCCCGTCGCTGCCGAACGTGATCCTTGCGATCGCGATTCCCCTGATCCCGACGGTTGCCCGCGTAATCCGCGCCAACACGCTGGCGCTGCGCGAGCAACCGTTCGTGGAGGCCGCCAAATCGATCGGCATGAGCGAGACGCGCATCGCGCTGCGCCACGTGCTGCCGAACACGATGGCGCCGCTGATCGTGCTGGCCACCGCGCAGCTCGGCTCGACCATCCTGACCGAGGCGTCGCTGTCGTTCCTCGGCCTCGGCATTCCCGAGCCGTATCCGTCCTGGGGCCGCATGCTGTCGGAATCCGCCGCTGAATATGTCCGTACCGCGCCGTGGCTGGTGATCTTCCCTGGTATCGCGATCAGTCTCGCGGTGTTCGGCACCAACCTGTTCGGCGACGCGCTGCGCGACATCCTCGATCCGAGGCAGCGCGGCTGA
- a CDS encoding ABC transporter permease, whose product MFAYIVRRLFLMLVTLFGISVIIFVLLRVVPGNIVDILFDAAGFVDPADKANLERELGLSQPIVIQYLHWIGGLLHGDLGYSYVSEKPALEEILPRIPITARLAALALLFSASIGIPLGVISAVHQGSKLDYALRVVSLSGLSLPSFWLGLLILMASVSLFGTMPIFNPNPKTWLEALTIYAVPAMAVGFRSAALTMRITRSSMLEILRQDYIRTARAKGASEASVNYHHALKNAVLPVITVIGIEAAFLIGGLIVTETVFNIPGIARFLVEALRWRDYPIVQNLVMFIAVVVVVVNFIVDMLYAAIDPRIRFGD is encoded by the coding sequence GTGTTTGCCTATATCGTGCGGCGGCTGTTCCTGATGCTCGTGACCCTGTTCGGGATCTCGGTCATCATCTTCGTGCTGCTGCGCGTCGTTCCGGGCAACATCGTTGACATCCTGTTCGACGCCGCAGGGTTCGTCGATCCCGCCGACAAGGCCAATCTCGAGCGCGAGCTCGGCCTCAGCCAGCCGATCGTGATCCAGTATCTGCACTGGATCGGCGGCCTGCTGCACGGCGACCTCGGCTATTCCTATGTCTCCGAGAAGCCGGCGCTGGAGGAGATCCTGCCGCGGATTCCGATCACCGCGCGGCTTGCGGCATTGGCGCTGCTGTTCTCCGCCTCGATCGGCATCCCGCTCGGCGTCATCAGCGCCGTGCATCAGGGATCGAAGCTCGACTATGCGCTGCGCGTCGTCAGCCTCAGCGGCCTGTCGCTGCCGTCATTCTGGCTCGGCCTCTTGATCCTGATGGCCTCGGTCTCGCTGTTCGGCACCATGCCGATCTTCAATCCGAACCCGAAGACCTGGCTCGAGGCGCTGACCATCTATGCGGTGCCGGCGATGGCGGTCGGCTTCCGCAGCGCGGCGCTGACCATGCGCATCACCCGCTCCTCGATGCTGGAGATCCTGCGCCAGGACTACATCCGCACCGCGCGCGCCAAGGGCGCCTCCGAAGCCTCGGTGAACTACCACCACGCGCTGAAGAACGCCGTGCTGCCGGTCATCACCGTGATCGGCATCGAGGCCGCATTCCTGATCGGCGGCCTTATCGTGACGGAGACTGTGTTCAACATCCCCGGCATCGCGCGCTTCCTGGTCGAGGCGCTGCGCTGGCGCGACTACCCGATCGTGCAGAACCTCGTGATGTTCATCGCGGTCGTCGTCGTGGTCGTGAATTTTATCGTCGACATGCTCTATGCGGCCATCGACCCACGTATCCGGTTTGGGGACTAG
- a CDS encoding ABC transporter substrate-binding protein, whose product MRSVQALAVAVLSVLTISDVSRAAEPKSGGIFRIYHRDSPGSASIHEGATYSVNIPFMPIFNNLVIFDQHIAQNSASTIRPELAESWAWSGDNKTLTFKLRKDVKWHDGKPFTAADVKCTFDMLMGKSQQKFRQNPRKSWYDQVDEVTTNGDYEASFKLKRPQPALLSLLASGYSPVYPCHVSPAEMRTKPVGTGPFKFVEFKANESIKLTKNPDYFKKGLPYLDGIEFTIITNRSTAILGFVSGKFDMTFPTEVSIPLLKDVKSQDPNAVCVVEPNNVSTNIIINSSGPPFDNLDIRRALALALDRKAFIQIMFEGQGDIGGTMEPAPDGLWAMPKEMLEQIPGYGPDIEKNREEARKLMQKAGYGPDKHLQIKVSTRNIAVYRDPAIILIDQIKSIYIDAELDVVDTAQWFPKVARKDYSLGLNLTGNAVDEPDQSFYENYACGSERNYTNYCNKDIEKLFDQQSEETNLAKRKKLVWEIDKKLQEDVARPIIFHARTGTCWKPYVKNVTIMSNSSYNGYRYEDVWLDK is encoded by the coding sequence ATGCGGAGCGTGCAAGCGCTGGCCGTCGCGGTGTTGTCTGTGCTGACCATCAGCGACGTTTCGCGCGCAGCCGAGCCGAAATCCGGCGGCATCTTCAGGATCTATCACCGCGACAGCCCCGGCAGCGCCTCGATCCATGAGGGCGCGACCTATTCGGTGAACATTCCGTTCATGCCGATCTTCAACAATCTCGTCATCTTCGATCAGCACATCGCGCAGAACAGCGCCAGCACGATCCGGCCCGAGCTTGCGGAGAGCTGGGCCTGGAGCGGCGACAACAAGACGCTGACCTTCAAGCTGCGCAAGGACGTGAAGTGGCATGACGGCAAGCCGTTCACCGCGGCTGACGTCAAATGCACTTTCGACATGCTGATGGGCAAGTCGCAGCAGAAGTTCCGGCAGAACCCGCGCAAGTCCTGGTACGACCAGGTCGACGAGGTCACCACCAACGGTGACTATGAAGCATCGTTCAAGCTGAAGCGGCCGCAGCCCGCGCTCTTGTCGCTGCTCGCCTCGGGCTATTCGCCGGTCTATCCCTGCCATGTGTCGCCGGCGGAGATGCGCACCAAGCCTGTTGGTACCGGCCCGTTCAAGTTCGTCGAGTTCAAGGCCAACGAATCGATCAAGCTCACCAAGAACCCTGACTACTTCAAGAAGGGCCTGCCCTATCTCGACGGCATCGAGTTCACCATTATCACCAACCGCTCGACGGCGATCCTCGGATTCGTCTCGGGCAAGTTCGACATGACGTTCCCGACCGAGGTCTCGATCCCGCTGCTCAAGGACGTCAAGTCGCAGGACCCTAATGCGGTCTGTGTGGTGGAACCGAACAACGTCTCCACCAACATCATCATCAATTCGAGCGGACCGCCGTTCGACAATCTCGACATCCGCCGCGCGCTGGCGCTGGCGTTGGACCGCAAGGCGTTCATCCAGATCATGTTCGAGGGCCAGGGCGACATCGGCGGCACCATGGAGCCGGCACCCGACGGCCTGTGGGCGATGCCGAAGGAGATGCTGGAGCAGATTCCCGGCTACGGTCCCGACATCGAGAAGAACCGCGAGGAAGCCCGCAAGCTGATGCAGAAAGCAGGTTATGGCCCGGACAAGCACCTGCAGATCAAGGTGTCGACCCGCAACATCGCGGTCTACCGCGATCCCGCGATCATCCTGATCGACCAGATCAAGAGCATCTACATCGACGCCGAACTCGACGTTGTCGATACCGCGCAGTGGTTCCCGAAGGTCGCACGCAAGGACTATTCGCTCGGCCTCAACCTCACCGGCAACGCCGTCGATGAGCCCGATCAGTCCTTCTACGAAAACTATGCCTGCGGCTCGGAACGCAACTACACCAACTATTGCAACAAGGACATCGAGAAGCTGTTCGACCAGCAGTCCGAGGAGACCAACCTCGCCAAGCGCAAGAAGCTGGTCTGGGAGATCGACAAGAAGCTGCAGGAAGACGTCGCGCGCCCGATCATCTTCCATGCCCGGACCGGCACCTGCTGGAAGCCTTACGTGAAGAATGTCACGATCATGTCCAACAGCTCCTATAACGGCTATCGCTACGAAGACGTCTGGCTGGACAAGTAA
- a CDS encoding TauD/TfdA family dioxygenase, with amino-acid sequence MEVIPLREGFGAELRGVTLSDVAASDAAYAAVRAAFEEHSVLVFRGQEVSDDIQLAFSRRFGPPETTKVGSMGTGSHFVILSTFGPDGKVVPSDHRQQLRAKANQLWHTDSSFKRVPALTSILSARIIPEHGGETEYVSMRLAFERLDKDVATRLENSFAWHSYAHSRSKVATGLATTEEVDALPPVCWRMVWRNPVNGRGALYLASHAFGVEGMDADAGKTLIEQLTEAATAPGVSYLHQWKQGDVVMWDNRATMHRGRPWPAHEGRLMIRTTISATEADGVANMRPPSTQAAE; translated from the coding sequence ATGGAAGTGATCCCACTGCGCGAGGGATTCGGAGCCGAACTGCGCGGCGTCACGCTTTCGGATGTTGCCGCCAGCGATGCCGCCTATGCCGCGGTGCGCGCGGCGTTCGAGGAACATTCGGTGCTGGTGTTCCGCGGCCAGGAGGTCAGCGACGACATCCAGCTCGCCTTCTCGCGCCGCTTCGGCCCGCCCGAGACGACCAAGGTCGGCTCGATGGGCACCGGCTCGCATTTCGTGATCCTCTCGACCTTCGGCCCCGACGGCAAGGTGGTTCCGTCTGACCATCGGCAGCAGCTGCGCGCCAAGGCCAACCAGCTCTGGCACACCGACTCCTCCTTCAAGCGCGTACCGGCGCTGACCTCGATCCTGTCCGCGCGCATCATCCCCGAACATGGCGGCGAGACCGAGTATGTCTCGATGCGGCTGGCCTTCGAGCGGCTCGACAAGGATGTGGCGACGCGGCTGGAGAACTCGTTCGCCTGGCACTCCTACGCGCATTCGCGCAGCAAGGTCGCCACTGGGCTCGCAACGACTGAGGAGGTCGATGCGCTGCCGCCGGTGTGCTGGCGCATGGTCTGGCGCAATCCCGTCAATGGCCGCGGCGCGCTGTATCTCGCCTCCCATGCCTTTGGCGTCGAGGGCATGGATGCCGATGCCGGCAAGACGCTGATCGAGCAATTGACCGAAGCTGCGACCGCGCCCGGCGTCAGCTATCTGCATCAATGGAAGCAGGGCGATGTCGTGATGTGGGACAACCGCGCCACCATGCATCGCGGCCGCCCCTGGCCGGCGCATGAGGGCCGCCTGATGATCCGCACCACGATCTCGGCAACCGAGGCCGACGGCGTCGCGAACATGCGGCCGCCCTCAACGCAGGCGGCGGAGTGA
- a CDS encoding DUF2270 domain-containing protein: MPSPQPREPEPVQAGRLEFTAAEIGALAHLYRGEVYRSTVWRTRLDSSTNWAVVTTGIALSATYSSAEASPLPMVLVGLLVTVFLLFEARRYRYFNVWRARARLLETDFYAPMIRGEGPSPGSAWTELLANDYRHPSYHISLARAIGRRLRRTYGWIFAIQAIAYYGKLAIHPLPLTTISEIWDRASIGPIPGAIVVLAGVAFHSSWALFAFVTQRMEAADRRTRHNLIAMG; encoded by the coding sequence ATGCCGTCGCCCCAACCGCGCGAGCCCGAGCCGGTACAGGCTGGACGGCTCGAATTCACCGCCGCCGAGATCGGTGCGCTCGCCCATCTCTATCGTGGCGAGGTCTACCGCAGCACGGTCTGGCGCACCCGCCTGGACAGCTCCACCAACTGGGCGGTGGTCACGACCGGCATCGCGCTGTCGGCGACCTACAGCAGCGCGGAGGCCTCGCCTTTGCCGATGGTGCTGGTCGGGCTGCTGGTCACGGTCTTCCTACTGTTCGAGGCGCGGCGCTATCGCTACTTCAACGTCTGGCGTGCCCGCGCGCGGTTGCTCGAAACCGATTTCTACGCGCCGATGATCCGCGGCGAAGGTCCCTCGCCGGGCTCGGCCTGGACCGAGCTGCTCGCCAACGACTACCGCCACCCGAGCTATCACATCAGCCTTGCCCGGGCGATCGGCCGGCGGCTACGACGAACCTATGGCTGGATCTTCGCGATCCAGGCCATCGCCTATTACGGCAAGCTGGCGATCCATCCGCTGCCGCTGACCACGATCAGCGAGATCTGGGACCGCGCCTCGATCGGCCCGATCCCCGGAGCCATCGTGGTTCTGGCCGGCGTCGCCTTCCATTCCAGCTGGGCGCTGTTCGCCTTCGTCACGCAGCGCATGGAGGCCGCCGACCGGCGCACGCGGCACAATCTGATCGCGATGGGGTGA